The Acidobacteriota bacterium nucleotide sequence GGCGGCCTGGGTTGGAAGGATCCGGAGATGCGTCTGTGGCAGGAAGATGAGAGCCCGTACGCGCTGGTGGCCGCAGGCATGAAACAGCGTGGGCTCGCGGCGGGCAAGCTCGGCATCGAAGAGCGAGTGTATTGGGTCTACAGCGAGGGCGTGGGGCAAGCGGCGCCGGCGGTGAAGCTCACGAGCGCCACACCGGTGACGGCGGGCTGCCGCATGATCAAGAGCGCGCACGAGCTGGAACTGATGCTGCTGGCGAACCAGGTGACGCTGGCGGCGTACGAAGCCGCGTATCGCTCGCTCAAGCCCGGCATGACGCAAAAAGATTTTGCGGGTTTCGTGGAACAGGCACACGTGCAGCTCGGCTTCGAGGGCGGCGCCGGCGTGCAGGTGGGCGAGAACTCGGCGCTGCCGCACGGCTCGGCGAAGCCACAGGTCGTGAAAGAGGGCACCATCCTGCTGGTGGATGGCGGGTGCTCGGTCGAAGGCTACCAATCCGACATCAGCCGGACGTTCGTGCTCGGCAGACCGACGGGAAAAACGGAGAAAATGAAAAAAGTGTTCGAGATCGTGCACGAGGCGCAATCCGCTGCCCTCGCAGCGGCTAAGCCGGGCGTGCCATGCGAGGCGGTGGACGCGGCCGCGCGCAAGGTCATCAGCGACGCCGGCTACGGACTGGACTACGAGCACTTCACCCACCGCGTAGGCCACGGCATCGGCATGGACGGCCACGAATGGCCGTATCTGGTGCGCGGTAACAAGCTGCCCATGGCGCCCGGGATGTGCTTCAGCGACGAGCCCGGGATCTATATCCGCGGCGAGTTTGGCGTGCGGCTCGAGGACATCATGCACATCACCGCGAACGGCGCGGAGCTGTTCACGCCGCAGAGTCCAAGCCTGGAAGAGCCCTTCGGCCCGCCCTAACGACAACGGCCAAACCCCAGCACCATCGCGATAAACGCAACCCCTAGTGGTTTCCCGAAAGGGAAGCGCGAGCCCTCGCGCTTTTGCGGACCGGCTGCACCGCCACCGGTGCAAGTACCTTTTCCACAACCAAGACCCTCAACTTAGCTGTTGACACGCAATCATTTGCGCGTAGGATGTGGTCTAAAGTGGTACAAAGTGGTAAGCAAATCAGTGGCTACTGGGGTAACAGGGTACAGGCAAACGCACCGGGTGCAATGAACACAAACGACCCGAAAAACGACGCCAACGACGCTAAAGCCCCTAGCACCACCGAAATGCTTACTGCCGTTGCCGGAATCGCAGTGATCGCAGCCCGGCATAGTCGATTGAACACCCAGAAACGGCGGGGAAACAAGTATGTTTCGCGGCAACCATCCAACCCGCGTCGACGAAAAGGGAAGACTC carries:
- a CDS encoding Xaa-Pro peptidase family protein → MTSTRRGFLKGAGLAAGVALASPAALARPLADDAPCKPLPEPIARLKSRNSEAKPITPAEREQRLERARELMRLNQLDAISLTGGASLKYFSGISWWLSERLFAMVLPAKGAAFFVCPAFEADRAQEQITGGLGWKDPEMRLWQEDESPYALVAAGMKQRGLAAGKLGIEERVYWVYSEGVGQAAPAVKLTSATPVTAGCRMIKSAHELELMLLANQVTLAAYEAAYRSLKPGMTQKDFAGFVEQAHVQLGFEGGAGVQVGENSALPHGSAKPQVVKEGTILLVDGGCSVEGYQSDISRTFVLGRPTGKTEKMKKVFEIVHEAQSAALAAAKPGVPCEAVDAAARKVISDAGYGLDYEHFTHRVGHGIGMDGHEWPYLVRGNKLPMAPGMCFSDEPGIYIRGEFGVRLEDIMHITANGAELFTPQSPSLEEPFGPP